In Deltaproteobacteria bacterium, the DNA window TTTCGGCATCGGCTGGAGTCTTAGAATCATCGGATTTAGGAGCAGCATCCTTTTCCTCTCCAGCTTTCGATGGATTACTCGCGTGCGTAGCGCTGTTACTTGCACTAGAGCTTGCGTAGTCAGTCTTATACCAACCCGAACCCTTTAGATGAAAGGCGGCGGCCGAAACTAAACGGGATACCGCTTTGCCACAGGTAGGACAAGTGCGTAAGGCCTCATCTGTAATCTTCTGCACTAATTCAA includes these proteins:
- a CDS encoding zinc ribbon domain-containing protein, translating into MPTYEYRCPNCGDFELVQKITDEALRTCPTCGKAVSRLVSAAAFHLKGSGWYKTDYASSSASNSATHASNPSKAGEEKDAAPKSDDSKTPADAETAKGEAKSDSKAATESSSKASSS